From Mya arenaria isolate MELC-2E11 chromosome 12, ASM2691426v1, the proteins below share one genomic window:
- the LOC128211252 gene encoding clathrin interactor 1-like isoform X1, which translates to MYKIRELTEKVTNVVMNYSEVETKVREATNDDAWGPHGSACGEISQYTYTYEHFPEVMGMLWKRMFHENKKSWRRTYKSLTLLIYLIRNGSERVVTGAREHLYDLRGLENYTFTDEHGKDQGLNVRHKAKEIIDLIQNDERLRDERKKAKKNKDKYTGMSGDGPSSRFGGYSDRYDENPRKKEGRLGEIDDWNDGKRSVVDGAVGKVKEIWNKTRGMNSPDETVDYSERSDRRGHDVIGFSDEVDRNQLNDDDFEFKDSTNDYKSESTRSSNRSTPSSRRSAGAGKAQIDLGAAASKLGKTSETQTSSKPSFDAGPSLIDMGNPSGGGAQGVADFADFQSAGNDFNPRASVQAQKEDDFADFSSASFPSPTREQNGGFADFSSLNSSQTQTNASNAANASSPDLFDVFSSVNGSSMQPSVPIQPSVNNTNNMGSMSTQGFMGNMGSANMGMGVHQPNLMGQSNIPRQPNLMSSNTGMMSSQQNMMMSQQNMMMSSQPNMMMSSQPNMMMSTPNMMSQPSMMSAQPNISVQPNMMGMQQNMVQQRPGMMQPQGMMGTPGMMPNQPQPAMGYNQPASGNMMGMMQPAPGGQLMYEYYVSSPSLMAPRASEPSPQPAQAGGMNTWSGDASKVNISLDALSPAAKFQQHNRPSMNQLQQKSGGGVMAQPAGAQGGMGNLSMGMSGMNLGGQPPMMAGGGNMGMGMHGGMMGGPRMAGGMAGNSNFQQKTDNAFAVFGSMK; encoded by the exons CACCAATGTGGTGATGAACTATTCTGAGGTGGAGACAAAGGTCCGAGAAGCAACAAACGACGATGCCTGGGGTCCTCATGGGTCTGCCTGCGGAGAGATCTCCCAGTACACATACACTTACGAACACTTCCCAGAGGTGATGGGCATGCTCTGGAAACGAATGTTCCATGAAAACAAGAAGAGTTGGAGAAGAACATACAAA tcGCTAACCCTGCTGATATACCTGATCAGGAATGGTTCTGAGCGTGTGGTTACAGGGGCCAGGGAACACCTATATGACCTGCGTGGCCTCGAGAACTATACCTTTACAGATGAACATGGCAAAGACCAGGGACTCAATG TGAGACACAAGGCTAAGGAGATTATAGACTTGATACAGAACGATGAGAGACTACGAGATGAGCGGAAaaaagcaaagaaaaacaaGGACAAATACACCGGCATGTCCGGGGATGGACCCTCTTCTCGCTTTGGAGGATACA GTGATCGCTATGACGAGAACCCACGCAAAAAGGAGGGACGGCTTGGGGAGATCGATGACTGGAATGACGGGAAGAGATCTGTGGTTGACGGGGCTGTCGGGAAAGTGAAGGAAATCTGGAATAAGACACGTGGAATGAACTCCCCTGACGAGACTGTTGACTACAG TGAGCGCTCAGACAGACGCGGACATGATGTTATTGGGTTTAG TGATGAGGTGGACAGGAACCAGttaaatgatgatgattttgAGTTTAAAGACAGCACCAACGACTACAAGTCAGAGTCCACACGTTCATCCAACAGATCAACACCAAGCAGTCGGAGATCTGCTGGGGCTGGGAAAGCACAGATAGACCTGGGGGCGGCGGCAAGCAAACTGGGAAAAACATCTGAAACTCAG ACCTCGAGTAAACCCTCATTTGACGCAGGTCCAAGTCTGATAGATATGGGCAACCCATCAGGAGGTGGGGCACAGGGGGTGGCAGACTTCGCCGACTTTCAATCTGCAGGCAACGACTTCAATCCTCGCGCATCAGTTCAAG CACAAAAAGAAGATGACTTTGCGGACTTCAGTAGTGCATCTTTTCCATCACCCACCAgagaacaaaatggcggatttgcGGACTTTTCATCTTTAAACTCTAGTCAAACTCAGACAAACGCTTCAAACGCTGCAAATGCATCCTCTCCCGATTTATTTGATGTGTTTAGTAGTGTAAATGGTTCATCTATGCAGCCCAGTGTACCAATACAGCCTAgtgtaaacaatacaaacaatatggGTTCTATGAGCACTCAGGGATTTATGGGAAATATGGGCAGTGCTAATATGGGAATGGGGGTGCACCAGCCTAACTTAATGGGACAGTCCAATATTCCACGTCAACCAAATTTGATGTCATCAAATACAGGAATGATGTCATCACAACAAAATATGATGATGTCCCAACAGAATATGATGATGTCATCACAACCTAACATGATGATGTCATCACAACCTAACATGATGATGTCAACGCCAAACATGATGTCACAACCTAGCATGATGTCAGCACAGCCAAATATTTCAGTTCAGCCAAATATGATGGGAATGCAACAGAAT ATGGTCCAGCAGAGACCTGGGATGATGCAGCCCCAGGGCATGATGGGAACTCCTGGCATGATGCCAAACCAG CCACAGCCAGCGATGGGCTACAACCAGCCTGCGTCAGGCAACATGATGGGAATGATGCAACCAGCACCCGGTGGACAG TTAATGTATGAGTATTAT GTGTCTAGTCCCTCTCTCATGGCCCCCAGGGCTAGTGAGCCCAGCCCCCAGCCTGCACAG GCTGGCGGTATGAACACATGGAGCGGGGATGCTAGTAAGGTGAACATTAGCCTGGACGCTCTCAGTCCAGCCGCCAAGTTCCAGCAACATAACCGTCCATCCATGAACCAGCTTCAGCAAAAATCAG GTGGAGGGGTGATGGCCCAGCCAGCAGGAGCGCAGGGCGGCATGGGTAACTTGTCCATGGGTATGTCTGGCATGAATCTTGGAGGCCAGCCCCCAATGATGGCAGGAGGCGGAAATATGG GTATGGGAATGCATGGTGGTATGATGGGAGGACCCAGAATGGCCGGGGGAATGGCAGGAAATTCTAACTTTCAACAGAAGACAGACAACGCCTTTGCCGTGTTCGGCTCCATGAAATAA
- the LOC128211252 gene encoding clathrin interactor 1-like isoform X3, which translates to MYKIRELTEKVTNVVMNYSEVETKVREATNDDAWGPHGSACGEISQYTYTYEHFPEVMGMLWKRMFHENKKSWRRTYKSLTLLIYLIRNGSERVVTGAREHLYDLRGLENYTFTDEHGKDQGLNVRHKAKEIIDLIQNDERLRDERKKAKKNKDKYTGMSGDGPSSRFGGYSDRYDENPRKKEGRLGEIDDWNDGKRSVVDGAVGKVKEIWNKTRGMNSPDETVDYSDEVDRNQLNDDDFEFKDSTNDYKSESTRSSNRSTPSSRRSAGAGKAQIDLGAAASKLGKTSETQTSSKPSFDAGPSLIDMGNPSGGGAQGVADFADFQSAGNDFNPRASVQAQKEDDFADFSSASFPSPTREQNGGFADFSSLNSSQTQTNASNAANASSPDLFDVFSSVNGSSMQPSVPIQPSVNNTNNMGSMSTQGFMGNMGSANMGMGVHQPNLMGQSNIPRQPNLMSSNTGMMSSQQNMMMSQQNMMMSSQPNMMMSSQPNMMMSTPNMMSQPSMMSAQPNISVQPNMMGMQQNMVQQRPGMMQPQGMMGTPGMMPNQPQPAMGYNQPASGNMMGMMQPAPGGQLMYEYYVSSPSLMAPRASEPSPQPAQAGGMNTWSGDASKVNISLDALSPAAKFQQHNRPSMNQLQQKSGGGVMAQPAGAQGGMGNLSMGMSGMNLGGQPPMMAGGGNMGMGMHGGMMGGPRMAGGMAGNSNFQQKTDNAFAVFGSMK; encoded by the exons CACCAATGTGGTGATGAACTATTCTGAGGTGGAGACAAAGGTCCGAGAAGCAACAAACGACGATGCCTGGGGTCCTCATGGGTCTGCCTGCGGAGAGATCTCCCAGTACACATACACTTACGAACACTTCCCAGAGGTGATGGGCATGCTCTGGAAACGAATGTTCCATGAAAACAAGAAGAGTTGGAGAAGAACATACAAA tcGCTAACCCTGCTGATATACCTGATCAGGAATGGTTCTGAGCGTGTGGTTACAGGGGCCAGGGAACACCTATATGACCTGCGTGGCCTCGAGAACTATACCTTTACAGATGAACATGGCAAAGACCAGGGACTCAATG TGAGACACAAGGCTAAGGAGATTATAGACTTGATACAGAACGATGAGAGACTACGAGATGAGCGGAAaaaagcaaagaaaaacaaGGACAAATACACCGGCATGTCCGGGGATGGACCCTCTTCTCGCTTTGGAGGATACA GTGATCGCTATGACGAGAACCCACGCAAAAAGGAGGGACGGCTTGGGGAGATCGATGACTGGAATGACGGGAAGAGATCTGTGGTTGACGGGGCTGTCGGGAAAGTGAAGGAAATCTGGAATAAGACACGTGGAATGAACTCCCCTGACGAGACTGTTGACTACAG TGATGAGGTGGACAGGAACCAGttaaatgatgatgattttgAGTTTAAAGACAGCACCAACGACTACAAGTCAGAGTCCACACGTTCATCCAACAGATCAACACCAAGCAGTCGGAGATCTGCTGGGGCTGGGAAAGCACAGATAGACCTGGGGGCGGCGGCAAGCAAACTGGGAAAAACATCTGAAACTCAG ACCTCGAGTAAACCCTCATTTGACGCAGGTCCAAGTCTGATAGATATGGGCAACCCATCAGGAGGTGGGGCACAGGGGGTGGCAGACTTCGCCGACTTTCAATCTGCAGGCAACGACTTCAATCCTCGCGCATCAGTTCAAG CACAAAAAGAAGATGACTTTGCGGACTTCAGTAGTGCATCTTTTCCATCACCCACCAgagaacaaaatggcggatttgcGGACTTTTCATCTTTAAACTCTAGTCAAACTCAGACAAACGCTTCAAACGCTGCAAATGCATCCTCTCCCGATTTATTTGATGTGTTTAGTAGTGTAAATGGTTCATCTATGCAGCCCAGTGTACCAATACAGCCTAgtgtaaacaatacaaacaatatggGTTCTATGAGCACTCAGGGATTTATGGGAAATATGGGCAGTGCTAATATGGGAATGGGGGTGCACCAGCCTAACTTAATGGGACAGTCCAATATTCCACGTCAACCAAATTTGATGTCATCAAATACAGGAATGATGTCATCACAACAAAATATGATGATGTCCCAACAGAATATGATGATGTCATCACAACCTAACATGATGATGTCATCACAACCTAACATGATGATGTCAACGCCAAACATGATGTCACAACCTAGCATGATGTCAGCACAGCCAAATATTTCAGTTCAGCCAAATATGATGGGAATGCAACAGAAT ATGGTCCAGCAGAGACCTGGGATGATGCAGCCCCAGGGCATGATGGGAACTCCTGGCATGATGCCAAACCAG CCACAGCCAGCGATGGGCTACAACCAGCCTGCGTCAGGCAACATGATGGGAATGATGCAACCAGCACCCGGTGGACAG TTAATGTATGAGTATTAT GTGTCTAGTCCCTCTCTCATGGCCCCCAGGGCTAGTGAGCCCAGCCCCCAGCCTGCACAG GCTGGCGGTATGAACACATGGAGCGGGGATGCTAGTAAGGTGAACATTAGCCTGGACGCTCTCAGTCCAGCCGCCAAGTTCCAGCAACATAACCGTCCATCCATGAACCAGCTTCAGCAAAAATCAG GTGGAGGGGTGATGGCCCAGCCAGCAGGAGCGCAGGGCGGCATGGGTAACTTGTCCATGGGTATGTCTGGCATGAATCTTGGAGGCCAGCCCCCAATGATGGCAGGAGGCGGAAATATGG GTATGGGAATGCATGGTGGTATGATGGGAGGACCCAGAATGGCCGGGGGAATGGCAGGAAATTCTAACTTTCAACAGAAGACAGACAACGCCTTTGCCGTGTTCGGCTCCATGAAATAA
- the LOC128211252 gene encoding clathrin interactor 1-like isoform X5, translated as MYKIRELTEKVTNVVMNYSEVETKVREATNDDAWGPHGSACGEISQYTYTYEHFPEVMGMLWKRMFHENKKSWRRTYKSLTLLIYLIRNGSERVVTGAREHLYDLRGLENYTFTDEHGKDQGLNVRHKAKEIIDLIQNDERLRDERKKAKKNKDKYTGMSGDGPSSRFGGYSDRYDENPRKKEGRLGEIDDWNDGKRSVVDGAVGKVKEIWNKTRGMNSPDETVDYSERSDRRGHDVIGFSDEVDRNQLNDDDFEFKDSTNDYKSESTRSSNRSTPSSRRSAGAGKAQIDLGAAASKLGKTSETQTSSKPSFDAGPSLIDMGNPSGGGAQGVADFADFQSAGNDFNPRASVQAQKEDDFADFSSASFPSPTREQNGGFADFSSLNSSQTQTNASNAANASSPDLFDVFSSVNGSSMQPSVPIQPSVNNTNNMGSMSTQGFMGNMGSANMGMGVHQPNLMGQSNIPRQPNLMSSNTGMMSSQQNMMMSQQNMMMSSQPNMMMSSQPNMMMSTPNMMSQPSMMSAQPNISVQPNMMGMQQNMVQQRPGMMQPQGMMGTPGMMPNQPQPAMGYNQPASGNMMGMMQPAPGGQAGGMNTWSGDASKVNISLDALSPAAKFQQHNRPSMNQLQQKSGGGVMAQPAGAQGGMGNLSMGMSGMNLGGQPPMMAGGGNMGMGMHGGMMGGPRMAGGMAGNSNFQQKTDNAFAVFGSMK; from the exons CACCAATGTGGTGATGAACTATTCTGAGGTGGAGACAAAGGTCCGAGAAGCAACAAACGACGATGCCTGGGGTCCTCATGGGTCTGCCTGCGGAGAGATCTCCCAGTACACATACACTTACGAACACTTCCCAGAGGTGATGGGCATGCTCTGGAAACGAATGTTCCATGAAAACAAGAAGAGTTGGAGAAGAACATACAAA tcGCTAACCCTGCTGATATACCTGATCAGGAATGGTTCTGAGCGTGTGGTTACAGGGGCCAGGGAACACCTATATGACCTGCGTGGCCTCGAGAACTATACCTTTACAGATGAACATGGCAAAGACCAGGGACTCAATG TGAGACACAAGGCTAAGGAGATTATAGACTTGATACAGAACGATGAGAGACTACGAGATGAGCGGAAaaaagcaaagaaaaacaaGGACAAATACACCGGCATGTCCGGGGATGGACCCTCTTCTCGCTTTGGAGGATACA GTGATCGCTATGACGAGAACCCACGCAAAAAGGAGGGACGGCTTGGGGAGATCGATGACTGGAATGACGGGAAGAGATCTGTGGTTGACGGGGCTGTCGGGAAAGTGAAGGAAATCTGGAATAAGACACGTGGAATGAACTCCCCTGACGAGACTGTTGACTACAG TGAGCGCTCAGACAGACGCGGACATGATGTTATTGGGTTTAG TGATGAGGTGGACAGGAACCAGttaaatgatgatgattttgAGTTTAAAGACAGCACCAACGACTACAAGTCAGAGTCCACACGTTCATCCAACAGATCAACACCAAGCAGTCGGAGATCTGCTGGGGCTGGGAAAGCACAGATAGACCTGGGGGCGGCGGCAAGCAAACTGGGAAAAACATCTGAAACTCAG ACCTCGAGTAAACCCTCATTTGACGCAGGTCCAAGTCTGATAGATATGGGCAACCCATCAGGAGGTGGGGCACAGGGGGTGGCAGACTTCGCCGACTTTCAATCTGCAGGCAACGACTTCAATCCTCGCGCATCAGTTCAAG CACAAAAAGAAGATGACTTTGCGGACTTCAGTAGTGCATCTTTTCCATCACCCACCAgagaacaaaatggcggatttgcGGACTTTTCATCTTTAAACTCTAGTCAAACTCAGACAAACGCTTCAAACGCTGCAAATGCATCCTCTCCCGATTTATTTGATGTGTTTAGTAGTGTAAATGGTTCATCTATGCAGCCCAGTGTACCAATACAGCCTAgtgtaaacaatacaaacaatatggGTTCTATGAGCACTCAGGGATTTATGGGAAATATGGGCAGTGCTAATATGGGAATGGGGGTGCACCAGCCTAACTTAATGGGACAGTCCAATATTCCACGTCAACCAAATTTGATGTCATCAAATACAGGAATGATGTCATCACAACAAAATATGATGATGTCCCAACAGAATATGATGATGTCATCACAACCTAACATGATGATGTCATCACAACCTAACATGATGATGTCAACGCCAAACATGATGTCACAACCTAGCATGATGTCAGCACAGCCAAATATTTCAGTTCAGCCAAATATGATGGGAATGCAACAGAAT ATGGTCCAGCAGAGACCTGGGATGATGCAGCCCCAGGGCATGATGGGAACTCCTGGCATGATGCCAAACCAG CCACAGCCAGCGATGGGCTACAACCAGCCTGCGTCAGGCAACATGATGGGAATGATGCAACCAGCACCCGGTGGACAG GCTGGCGGTATGAACACATGGAGCGGGGATGCTAGTAAGGTGAACATTAGCCTGGACGCTCTCAGTCCAGCCGCCAAGTTCCAGCAACATAACCGTCCATCCATGAACCAGCTTCAGCAAAAATCAG GTGGAGGGGTGATGGCCCAGCCAGCAGGAGCGCAGGGCGGCATGGGTAACTTGTCCATGGGTATGTCTGGCATGAATCTTGGAGGCCAGCCCCCAATGATGGCAGGAGGCGGAAATATGG GTATGGGAATGCATGGTGGTATGATGGGAGGACCCAGAATGGCCGGGGGAATGGCAGGAAATTCTAACTTTCAACAGAAGACAGACAACGCCTTTGCCGTGTTCGGCTCCATGAAATAA
- the LOC128211252 gene encoding clathrin interactor 1-like isoform X2, which yields MYKIRELTEKVTNVVMNYSEVETKVREATNDDAWGPHGSACGEISQYTYTYEHFPEVMGMLWKRMFHENKKSWRRTYKSLTLLIYLIRNGSERVVTGAREHLYDLRGLENYTFTDEHGKDQGLNVRHKAKEIIDLIQNDERLRDERKKAKKNKDKYTGMSGDGPSSRFGGYSDRYDENPRKKEGRLGEIDDWNDGKRSVVDGAVGKVKEIWNKTRGMNSPDETVDYSERSDRRGHDVIGFSDEVDRNQLNDDDFEFKDSTNDYKSESTRSSNRSTPSSRRSAGAGKAQIDLGAAASKLGKTSETQTSSKPSFDAGPSLIDMGNPSGGGAQGVADFADFQSAGNDFNPRASVQAQKEDDFADFSSASFPSPTREQNGGFADFSSLNSSQTQTNASNAANASSPDLFDVFSSVNGSSMQPSVPIQPSVNNTNNMGSMSTQGFMGNMGSANMGMGVHQPNLMGQSNIPRQPNLMSSNTGMMSSQQNMMMSQQNMMMSSQPNMMMSSQPNMMMSTPNMMSQPSMMSAQPNISVQPNMMGMQQNMVQQRPGMMQPQGMMGTPGMMPNQPQPAMGYNQPASGNMMGMMQPAPGGQVSSPSLMAPRASEPSPQPAQAGGMNTWSGDASKVNISLDALSPAAKFQQHNRPSMNQLQQKSGGGVMAQPAGAQGGMGNLSMGMSGMNLGGQPPMMAGGGNMGMGMHGGMMGGPRMAGGMAGNSNFQQKTDNAFAVFGSMK from the exons CACCAATGTGGTGATGAACTATTCTGAGGTGGAGACAAAGGTCCGAGAAGCAACAAACGACGATGCCTGGGGTCCTCATGGGTCTGCCTGCGGAGAGATCTCCCAGTACACATACACTTACGAACACTTCCCAGAGGTGATGGGCATGCTCTGGAAACGAATGTTCCATGAAAACAAGAAGAGTTGGAGAAGAACATACAAA tcGCTAACCCTGCTGATATACCTGATCAGGAATGGTTCTGAGCGTGTGGTTACAGGGGCCAGGGAACACCTATATGACCTGCGTGGCCTCGAGAACTATACCTTTACAGATGAACATGGCAAAGACCAGGGACTCAATG TGAGACACAAGGCTAAGGAGATTATAGACTTGATACAGAACGATGAGAGACTACGAGATGAGCGGAAaaaagcaaagaaaaacaaGGACAAATACACCGGCATGTCCGGGGATGGACCCTCTTCTCGCTTTGGAGGATACA GTGATCGCTATGACGAGAACCCACGCAAAAAGGAGGGACGGCTTGGGGAGATCGATGACTGGAATGACGGGAAGAGATCTGTGGTTGACGGGGCTGTCGGGAAAGTGAAGGAAATCTGGAATAAGACACGTGGAATGAACTCCCCTGACGAGACTGTTGACTACAG TGAGCGCTCAGACAGACGCGGACATGATGTTATTGGGTTTAG TGATGAGGTGGACAGGAACCAGttaaatgatgatgattttgAGTTTAAAGACAGCACCAACGACTACAAGTCAGAGTCCACACGTTCATCCAACAGATCAACACCAAGCAGTCGGAGATCTGCTGGGGCTGGGAAAGCACAGATAGACCTGGGGGCGGCGGCAAGCAAACTGGGAAAAACATCTGAAACTCAG ACCTCGAGTAAACCCTCATTTGACGCAGGTCCAAGTCTGATAGATATGGGCAACCCATCAGGAGGTGGGGCACAGGGGGTGGCAGACTTCGCCGACTTTCAATCTGCAGGCAACGACTTCAATCCTCGCGCATCAGTTCAAG CACAAAAAGAAGATGACTTTGCGGACTTCAGTAGTGCATCTTTTCCATCACCCACCAgagaacaaaatggcggatttgcGGACTTTTCATCTTTAAACTCTAGTCAAACTCAGACAAACGCTTCAAACGCTGCAAATGCATCCTCTCCCGATTTATTTGATGTGTTTAGTAGTGTAAATGGTTCATCTATGCAGCCCAGTGTACCAATACAGCCTAgtgtaaacaatacaaacaatatggGTTCTATGAGCACTCAGGGATTTATGGGAAATATGGGCAGTGCTAATATGGGAATGGGGGTGCACCAGCCTAACTTAATGGGACAGTCCAATATTCCACGTCAACCAAATTTGATGTCATCAAATACAGGAATGATGTCATCACAACAAAATATGATGATGTCCCAACAGAATATGATGATGTCATCACAACCTAACATGATGATGTCATCACAACCTAACATGATGATGTCAACGCCAAACATGATGTCACAACCTAGCATGATGTCAGCACAGCCAAATATTTCAGTTCAGCCAAATATGATGGGAATGCAACAGAAT ATGGTCCAGCAGAGACCTGGGATGATGCAGCCCCAGGGCATGATGGGAACTCCTGGCATGATGCCAAACCAG CCACAGCCAGCGATGGGCTACAACCAGCCTGCGTCAGGCAACATGATGGGAATGATGCAACCAGCACCCGGTGGACAG GTGTCTAGTCCCTCTCTCATGGCCCCCAGGGCTAGTGAGCCCAGCCCCCAGCCTGCACAG GCTGGCGGTATGAACACATGGAGCGGGGATGCTAGTAAGGTGAACATTAGCCTGGACGCTCTCAGTCCAGCCGCCAAGTTCCAGCAACATAACCGTCCATCCATGAACCAGCTTCAGCAAAAATCAG GTGGAGGGGTGATGGCCCAGCCAGCAGGAGCGCAGGGCGGCATGGGTAACTTGTCCATGGGTATGTCTGGCATGAATCTTGGAGGCCAGCCCCCAATGATGGCAGGAGGCGGAAATATGG GTATGGGAATGCATGGTGGTATGATGGGAGGACCCAGAATGGCCGGGGGAATGGCAGGAAATTCTAACTTTCAACAGAAGACAGACAACGCCTTTGCCGTGTTCGGCTCCATGAAATAA
- the LOC128211252 gene encoding clathrin interactor 1-like isoform X4: MYKIRELTEKVTNVVMNYSEVETKVREATNDDAWGPHGSACGEISQYTYTYEHFPEVMGMLWKRMFHENKKSWRRTYKSLTLLIYLIRNGSERVVTGAREHLYDLRGLENYTFTDEHGKDQGLNVRHKAKEIIDLIQNDERLRDERKKAKKNKDKYTGMSGDGPSSRFGGYSDRYDENPRKKEGRLGEIDDWNDGKRSVVDGAVGKVKEIWNKTRGMNSPDETVDYSERSDRRGHDVIGFSDEVDRNQLNDDDFEFKDSTNDYKSESTRSSNRSTPSSRRSAGAGKAQIDLGAAASKLGKTSETQTSSKPSFDAGPSLIDMGNPSGGGAQGVADFADFQSAGNDFNPRASVQAQKEDDFADFSSASFPSPTREQNGGFADFSSLNSSQTQTNASNAANASSPDLFDVFSSVNGSSMQPSVPIQPSVNNTNNMGSMSTQGFMGNMGSANMGMGVHQPNLMGQSNIPRQPNLMSSNTGMMSSQQNMMMSQQNMMMSSQPNMMMSSQPNMMMSTPNMMSQPSMMSAQPNISVQPNMMGMQQNMVQQRPGMMQPQGMMGTPGMMPNQPQPAMGYNQPASGNMMGMMQPAPGGQLMYEYYAGGMNTWSGDASKVNISLDALSPAAKFQQHNRPSMNQLQQKSGGGVMAQPAGAQGGMGNLSMGMSGMNLGGQPPMMAGGGNMGMGMHGGMMGGPRMAGGMAGNSNFQQKTDNAFAVFGSMK, encoded by the exons CACCAATGTGGTGATGAACTATTCTGAGGTGGAGACAAAGGTCCGAGAAGCAACAAACGACGATGCCTGGGGTCCTCATGGGTCTGCCTGCGGAGAGATCTCCCAGTACACATACACTTACGAACACTTCCCAGAGGTGATGGGCATGCTCTGGAAACGAATGTTCCATGAAAACAAGAAGAGTTGGAGAAGAACATACAAA tcGCTAACCCTGCTGATATACCTGATCAGGAATGGTTCTGAGCGTGTGGTTACAGGGGCCAGGGAACACCTATATGACCTGCGTGGCCTCGAGAACTATACCTTTACAGATGAACATGGCAAAGACCAGGGACTCAATG TGAGACACAAGGCTAAGGAGATTATAGACTTGATACAGAACGATGAGAGACTACGAGATGAGCGGAAaaaagcaaagaaaaacaaGGACAAATACACCGGCATGTCCGGGGATGGACCCTCTTCTCGCTTTGGAGGATACA GTGATCGCTATGACGAGAACCCACGCAAAAAGGAGGGACGGCTTGGGGAGATCGATGACTGGAATGACGGGAAGAGATCTGTGGTTGACGGGGCTGTCGGGAAAGTGAAGGAAATCTGGAATAAGACACGTGGAATGAACTCCCCTGACGAGACTGTTGACTACAG TGAGCGCTCAGACAGACGCGGACATGATGTTATTGGGTTTAG TGATGAGGTGGACAGGAACCAGttaaatgatgatgattttgAGTTTAAAGACAGCACCAACGACTACAAGTCAGAGTCCACACGTTCATCCAACAGATCAACACCAAGCAGTCGGAGATCTGCTGGGGCTGGGAAAGCACAGATAGACCTGGGGGCGGCGGCAAGCAAACTGGGAAAAACATCTGAAACTCAG ACCTCGAGTAAACCCTCATTTGACGCAGGTCCAAGTCTGATAGATATGGGCAACCCATCAGGAGGTGGGGCACAGGGGGTGGCAGACTTCGCCGACTTTCAATCTGCAGGCAACGACTTCAATCCTCGCGCATCAGTTCAAG CACAAAAAGAAGATGACTTTGCGGACTTCAGTAGTGCATCTTTTCCATCACCCACCAgagaacaaaatggcggatttgcGGACTTTTCATCTTTAAACTCTAGTCAAACTCAGACAAACGCTTCAAACGCTGCAAATGCATCCTCTCCCGATTTATTTGATGTGTTTAGTAGTGTAAATGGTTCATCTATGCAGCCCAGTGTACCAATACAGCCTAgtgtaaacaatacaaacaatatggGTTCTATGAGCACTCAGGGATTTATGGGAAATATGGGCAGTGCTAATATGGGAATGGGGGTGCACCAGCCTAACTTAATGGGACAGTCCAATATTCCACGTCAACCAAATTTGATGTCATCAAATACAGGAATGATGTCATCACAACAAAATATGATGATGTCCCAACAGAATATGATGATGTCATCACAACCTAACATGATGATGTCATCACAACCTAACATGATGATGTCAACGCCAAACATGATGTCACAACCTAGCATGATGTCAGCACAGCCAAATATTTCAGTTCAGCCAAATATGATGGGAATGCAACAGAAT ATGGTCCAGCAGAGACCTGGGATGATGCAGCCCCAGGGCATGATGGGAACTCCTGGCATGATGCCAAACCAG CCACAGCCAGCGATGGGCTACAACCAGCCTGCGTCAGGCAACATGATGGGAATGATGCAACCAGCACCCGGTGGACAG TTAATGTATGAGTATTAT GCTGGCGGTATGAACACATGGAGCGGGGATGCTAGTAAGGTGAACATTAGCCTGGACGCTCTCAGTCCAGCCGCCAAGTTCCAGCAACATAACCGTCCATCCATGAACCAGCTTCAGCAAAAATCAG GTGGAGGGGTGATGGCCCAGCCAGCAGGAGCGCAGGGCGGCATGGGTAACTTGTCCATGGGTATGTCTGGCATGAATCTTGGAGGCCAGCCCCCAATGATGGCAGGAGGCGGAAATATGG GTATGGGAATGCATGGTGGTATGATGGGAGGACCCAGAATGGCCGGGGGAATGGCAGGAAATTCTAACTTTCAACAGAAGACAGACAACGCCTTTGCCGTGTTCGGCTCCATGAAATAA